A single region of the Montipora capricornis isolate CH-2021 chromosome 13, ASM3666992v2, whole genome shotgun sequence genome encodes:
- the LOC138028541 gene encoding G-protein coupled receptor 161-like: protein MNGESTASVLQNRNSDVYLGDTAAGIQSTAILLLAIFSLICNALVGFVLIRKPERLLHSSASKLLLNLTASSFLLSLIVLPFVFASSLKQSWIFGKVWCQATGFFTVLLSATSLGTVMFLSIDRYHCIVNPLIYDSRMSPTRTNVFILCTWLASVFLALLPLVGWGKYGYQPAKVSCTVVWNDSLSEGYTKLYPIVTLFLPLTVMVVAYYHILKAARRQARIGQIAVLPASLNSGLRTSSRAFNRNSIASNASAFTRSKALRTTFLVLGTVIFCWGPYVISVILESEQVPVRYELQATFVMLSYSSVLLYPIIYGFHIRVIRRSIKRLLFSFILRRNNTVRPTSEAAFIVSPSTAPFRNRSVSEGSVGSFDIAVSPRRESESLWTLPVIREEMEKDIKPNGTRWTELTDSEVCNLPGSVNS, encoded by the coding sequence ATGAATGGCGAGTCAACCGCGAGCGTGTTACAGAATCGAAATTCAGATGTCTACTTGGGTGATACAGCCGCCGGGATTCAATCGACAGCTATACTATTGTTAGCgatattttctttgatttgcaaTGCTTTGGTAGGATTCGTGCTCATCCGAAAACCCGAGCGACTTTTACATTCTTCAGCAAGCAAGCTACTCCTCAATCTAACTGCTTCCAGCTTTCTTCTCTCCTTGATTGTTTTACCGTTTGTGTTCGCTTCGAGTTTAAAGCAAAGTTGGATATTTGGTAAGGTTTGGTGTCAAGCAACTGGATTTTTTACTGTTTTGCTCTCCGCAACATCTTTGGGTACGGTGATGTTTTTAAGTATAGATCGATATCACTGCATAGTCAACCCTCTAATATACGACAGCAGAATGTCACCTACACGCACAAACGTGTTTATTCTTTGTACGTGGCTGGCAAGTGTTTTCTTAGCGTTATTGCCTCTTGTTGGATGGGGAAAGTACGGATATCAACCAGCAAAGGTCTCATGCACCGTTGTTTGGAACGACTCGTTGAGTGAAGGGTACACCAAACTTTATCCCATCGTTACACTATTTTTGCCTCTGACAGTCATGGTAGTAGCATATTATCACATACTAAAAGCCGCCCGTCGACAAGCAAGGATTGGACAAATAGCCGTATTGCCTGCGTCTTTGAATTCAGGTTTGCGGACGAGTTCTCGTGCGTTTAACCGTAACTCTATAGCGTCGAACGCCAGCGCGTTTACACGTTCAAAAGCGCTGCGCACAACATTTCTAGTACTTGGCACTGTTATATTTTGCTGGGGGCCCTATGTGATATCAGTTATTTTAGAATCGGAGCAAGTACCTGTTCGGTACGAATTACAGGCCACCTTTGTTATGCTATCGTACTCTAGTGTCTTGCTCTATCCTATTATCTACGGTTTTCACATTCGAGTGATCAGACGCAGTATCAAGAGGCTCTTATTCTCCTTTATACTCAGAAGAAACAACACTGTGCGTCCCACCAGCGAAGCTGCGTTCATCGTTTCACCATCCACGGCACCGTTCAGAAACAGGTCCGTGTCCGAAGGCTCAGTGGGTTCCTTTGATATTGCAGTATCACCGAGGAGGGAGAGCGAGAGTCTTTGGACGCTACCAGTTATTAGAGAAGAAATGGAAAAGGACATTAAGCCAAATGGAACGCGATGGACTGAATTGACTGACTCCGAAGTCTGTAACCTACCGGGAAGCGTAAACTCTTAA
- the LOC138028542 gene encoding hydroxylysine kinase-like → MMHANIHRPPVDTTFAEELAKKFYHFSKVSYIKEMESYMDRNFYIRGERREKACTNEDKSKQFTDNNAEEREYVLKILNSFDSKHEDFVSAENEAMLFLRERNFLCPLPYTVAGSSAIQLNVHVPCAVNLTDEACNSINADDNRESSTAEKCIMRLLSFLPGVTAAEFGKYSDKNLVCIGQFVGQLSRNLQEFQCPLLRSKLDRWSIENFLSLKEYLTFVKGQESNRLIRGVLGRFETHVIPKLSLLRRGILHYDVTRSNLVLDRSNDSFEISGIIDFGDIRHSCLLLELVNTVASFIDENHVLIDSGHLITGYQAIFPLTDAEFALLYDMISVRLCQVCLITSKETSEYPENKHLQNLLMEYETKMRAWLTHSEERVLSYWESVGLGVHSDSDHSQEFVTESKQLEQ, encoded by the exons ATGATGCATGCGAACATTCATCGACCACCTGTCGACACCACGTTTGCAGAAGAATTGGCAAAAAAATTTTACCACTTTAGCAAAGTTTCATACATCAAAGAAATGGAGAGCTATATGGACCGAAATTTTTACATCCGCGGTGAGAGACGTGAAAAAGCATGCACAAACGAAGATAAATCGAAGCAGTTTACCGACAATAATGCAGAAGAAAGAGAGTATGTTCTTAAAATATTAAACTCCTTTGACAGCAAACATGAGGACTTCGTTTCTGCTGAAAATGAAGCTATGCTATTCTTGAGAGAGAGAAATTTCCTGTGTCCTTTACCGTATACTGTAGCTGGAAGCTCAGCAATTCAACTGAATGTCCATGTTCCGTGTGCTGTGAATCTGACAGATGAAGCTTGCAACTCGATTAACGCAGACGACAACAGAGAGTCTTCGACAGCAGAAAAGTGCATCATGCGATTATTGTCGTTCCTTCCGGGTGTAACTGCAGCAGAGTTCGGGAAATATAGTGATAAAAATTTAGTCTGCATCGGTCAGTTTGTGGGCCAGTTGAGCAGAAATCTTCAG GAATTCCAATGCCCGCTGCTACGCAGTAAGCTGGATAGATGGAGTATAGAAAATTTCCTGTCTCTCAAGGAATACCTCACTTTTGTCAAAGGCCAAGAAAGCAACCGCCTCATCCGTGGGGTACTGGGTAGATTTGAAACGCACGTGATCCCCAAACTTTCGCTTCTTCGCCGTGGAATACTTCATTACGACGTAACTCGATCGAATCTTGTTCTCGACCGAAGTAATGACTCCTTTGAAATTTCGGGAATAATCGATTTTGGTGACATTCGTCACTCGTGTTTGCTCTTGGAACTTGTGAATACAGTGGCTTCTTTTATTGATGAGAACCACGTCTTAATAGACAGCGGCCATCTTATTACTGGGTACCAGGCTATTTTTCCATTGACGGACGCGGAGTTTGCACTGTTGTACGACATGATATCGGTTAGATTGTGTCAAGTTTGCCTCATTACATCCAAAGAAACAAGCGAATATCCAGAGAATAAACACCTTCAAAACCTCTTGATGGAATACGAAACCAAAATGAGAGCCTGGTTGACTCATTCTGAAGAACGTGTCCTTAGTTACTGGGAAAGTGTTGGACTGGGTGTTCATTCAGATTCTGATCATTCTCAGGAGTTCGTCACTGAGAGCAAACAACTTGAGCAGTGA